One genomic segment of Hydra vulgaris chromosome 14, alternate assembly HydraT2T_AEP includes these proteins:
- the LOC136090728 gene encoding uncharacterized protein LOC136090728 — MIIVHLLANQVVLILFLISRELAMRENYEQEFNRKAFGILIDVTRTLGRQGLAFRSHKDKENESQDGNFYQIVLLLSRHNAIIKRWLSDKNMRTHHVTYFGCQSQNEFIDLLAAETRKTIIQEVSKSELFSVMTDTTPNISNKDQLAVCIRYIDSNGKANEWLLDVIELSTKTGYENAKYIYDCLVRHKINTDNVAFQSYDFANNMSGHIKGAQHCFTEFVGHTVLYIPCQVH, encoded by the coding sequence ATGATTATTGTGCATTTACTAGCCAATCAAGTggtgttgattttatttttaataagtcgAGAACTGGCAATGCGTGAAAACTATGAACAAGAGTTTAATAGAAAAGCATTCGGAATTTTGATTGATGTGACCCGCACTTTAGGAAGACAAGGGTTGGCTTTTCGCAGCCACAAAGATAAAGAAAATGAGTCACAAGATGGCaacttttatcaaatagttCTTTTACTTTCTAGACACAATGCAATCATAAAAAGATGGCTTAGTGATAAAAATATGCGTACTCACCATGTTACATATTTTGGATGTCAATCCCAAAATGAATTTATAGATCTTCTTGCTGCAGAAACTCGAAAAACTATAATTCAAGAAGTTTCCAAATCAGAACTATTTTCTGTTATGACTGATACCACACCAAATATATCTAACAAAGATCAATTGGCTGTATGCATAAGATATATTGATTCAAACGGCAAAGCTAATGAATGGTTGCTTGATGTTATTGAATTAAGTACAAAAACTGGATATGAAAAtgctaaatatatttatgactGTCTAGTAAGACATAAAATTAACACTGATAATGTAGCGTTTCAATCGTATGATTTTGCTAACAATATGAGCGGACATATTAAAGGAGCTCAGCATTGCTTTACTGAATTTGTCGGCCACACTGTTCTATATATACCATGTCAAGTACATTGA